The Bacteroidota bacterium genomic interval CGGCGTAACGACCGATATACCGGGTTTTGGCGACGCCAAATGCCGGCCTGTCGAGCAACACGCCGAGGTGGCAGGCAAGTCCAAAGCGCCGCGGATGCGCGAGGCCCTGGCTGTCGGTCATAAACACGTCGGGCGCAACCGACAATTTTTCGAGGGCGGGCAGAATCGCCGGCATTTCGCGAAAGCTGAGGAGTCCGGGAATGTAGGGAAACTGTACGGTGCCCTGCCACGTGACTTCCTCAACAACTTCTAGCGAAGGCAGCGCAAGCACGGTGATTGCCGTCTGCAAAGCCTTGCCTCGAATACTGACATCGACGCCAGCGATGGTTTCTATTTTGCCGGTCAGCGGTTCAACCCGAACCTTGCCGGCAAGATCACGTTGTATCGCAACGGCTGCTGCAGATGATACCTGCCAGGGATGGGCGTGATGAAGATTAACTTGCATACCTCAAACTACAAATAGCTGTGATCAAGGCAAACTACATAGGGATGGTGTTTTTGTGCTTCTGCTTCGCGCTGCCGGCGCAGGCCCAAGACAGTCCGATGGCACCGCCAGCACCCGCAGCGAAGTCCGCACAGAAAGCATTTGCACTGAGCCTGATCTTGCCGGGATGGGGCCATCGTTATGCCCAAGATGGATCATGGCGCGGCCGCGCAACGCTGCATGCCGGCGCAGATCTCGGGCTGTGGATTGGACTTGTATCAGCAGAATGGCGTAAAAACCACTTTATCCAGAGTTACCAAACGCTAGCTGCCACCAGCGGCAACGCGATTATAGAAGGAAAAGACCGCGCGTTTTACCTGAACCTGGCGTCATTTCAATCTTCAGATGAGTACCTCACCTTCCAGCTCCGCAACCGCGCCTGGGATCGCATCGATTATGTTGATGACCCAGCCTTTCACTGGAATTGGGATACCTCAGACGACTTCCAGCAATTCCGCGAGTTAAGAGAAGACGCAGAGTCGCTCAGCCGCCGGCGTTCGATATTCATCGCCCTGCTGGTAGCAAACCGCGTCCTGGCCGGCCTCTCAGCCATTCAAGCTGCAAACAAGTCGAACGTACAGCTGACTGCATCTTTTAGCGCCCCACCATCGCATAGACAAGTACCGGTGCTAAACCTAGGGCTAAGGTTTTAGCCACTGGCTCAAGGATTGTTGATTGGGGATTTTTGATTGCTGATTCCTGAATGGGATGACATGGGTAAAACAGCCTACTACCCTGTCAAGTCCTGAAATAGGTTGACAGTA includes:
- the nfi gene encoding deoxyribonuclease V (cleaves DNA at apurinic or apyrimidinic sites), whose translation is MQVNLHHAHPWQVSSAAAVAIQRDLAGKVRVEPLTGKIETIAGVDVSIRGKALQTAITVLALPSLEVVEEVTWQGTVQFPYIPGLLSFREMPAILPALEKLSVAPDVFMTDSQGLAHPRRFGLACHLGVLLDRPAFGVAKTRYIGRYAEPGIAKGSLSSLTDKGEIIGSVVRTRDKVKPVFVSLGHLMTLDDAIRLTLACTTRYKIPEPTRLAHKLSKRV